In Vicugna pacos chromosome 10, VicPac4, whole genome shotgun sequence, the following proteins share a genomic window:
- the IZUMO1R gene encoding sperm-egg fusion protein Juno: protein MRWWRQLLLWLWAVPPTWAGHAQLNVCVNSRPHKREPGPEDKLYEECRPWKDNACCTATTSWEAHLDVSLLYNFSLVHCGLLMPDCEKHFLQAICFYECSPNLGPWIQQVRRSGQVDPRGQGERILDVPLCWEDCEQWWADCRTSYTCKSNWHGSWTWSRGKHRCPEKALCHPFLHYFPTPADLCEKIWSNSFKASPEHRNSGRCLQKWFEPTRGNPNTAVARLFTSPAPSCELSYTLGAFSLFLSLLS from the exons ATGAGGTGGTGGCGCcagcttctgctgtggctgtgggCGGTCCCGCCCACGTGGGCCGGGCACGCGCAGCTCAATGTCTGCGTGAACTCCAGGCCCCACAAGCGAGAGCCTGGCCCTGAGGACAAGCTCTACGAGGAG TGCCGCCCCTGGAAGGACAATGCCTGCTGCACGGCCACCACAAGCTGGGAAGCCCACCTGGATGTGTCCCTGCTCTACAACTTCAGCTTGGTTCACTGCGGGTTGCTGATGCCGGACTGTGAGAAGCATTTCCTCCAGGCCATCTGCTTCTACGAGTGTTCCCCCAACCTGGGGCCCTGGATCCAGCAGGTGCGAAGAAGTGGGCAG GTGGACCcgagggggcagggagagcggatCCTGGACGTGCCCCTCTGTTGGGAAGACTGTGAGCAGTGGTGGGCCGACTGCCGCACGTCCTACACCTGCAAATCCAACTGGCACGGCAGCTGGACCTGGAGTCGGG GGAAGCACCGCTGTCCTGAAAAGGCCCTCTGCCACCCTTTCCTGCATTACTTCCCCACCCCAGCTGACCTGTGCGAGAAGATTTGGAGCAACTCCTTCAAGGCGAGCCCTGAGCACAGGAACAGCGGGCGGTGTCTCCAGAAGTGGTTTGAGCCCACTCGGGGCAACCCCAACACGGCTGTGGCCCGCCTCTTCACCAGCCCTGCCCCATCCTGCGAGCTCTCCTACACGCTCGGGGCCTTCTCTCTGTTCCTGTCTCTCCTCTCCTGA